The DNA segment TAGAGGAGTACTTCCTTCTGGTCCCCAACGccttcaaataaatacaaatattaaaaaaaaaaatctcacactgtgatttaaaaaaaaaaaaaaagtcagcctctTGGATGTCCTGGGAAGTCCACTTCCAGGAACCTCCCCCAGGGCTGAGGTCAGTCGTCCGTCTTCCGGGCCAGCCTGCAGAAAGTCCAGTTGTGCTCCACCGTGTTCTCGTTGGCCCGCTCACTCATGTGGTGCACTCGGGTGTTGCGGATCGTGAAACCCTGTTTTGTAATGTACTCCATCAGGTGGACGCGGAGAGAGACTTCCTGGTGATAATCACAGGGTCCGAAAGTAAAGGACACCTGGCAATCTCTGGTGTCCATCATGTGCTTATTCCACTTCGTAAAATAGTTTGATATGCCTTCTAGTAAGGAATGAACCTTGGTGGTAATGGTTAACTGGGTTATGATGACAGCTACCGGATTGGAGTACTTAGAAAGCTTCCGGGTACTAGATAACTCCACGACTTCTTCAAAAGTATCCACAGGATACAAAGGCTTGGGGTCATTGAGACACTGAATCAAGGGCTCAATCTGATAAAAGTCTGCTTCTTTCCGAAGCAGATCAAATTCCTTAAAATCCAGGGGTAAGGTCAGCTCTGAAGTTCTTAAGAAGTTGAGGACATATCGGAAAAGAGGTCCATCTCGATCAATGAAGTAATTGCCTTGAGGGTCTCGAGCTGTGGGGAAGTCCCCCCCAAACATGGCTCCAAGCATGGAATCCGGGTAACGCGTCAATGTGGTGAGCGATGTCGTGTACAAGTGTCCACCTACATTTAACGTGACTGGGTCAGTCATCTGAAATTGTTTAAAACATGATCAGtcatctgaaaataaatttttcttaaatcctAACTTTGACCAATTAAGAAAAGTAGTGGCAACAAGCAAAGCGAAAGATTCAGGCTACAGCACATCCAGCAAG comes from the Bos mutus isolate GX-2022 chromosome 22, NWIPB_WYAK_1.1, whole genome shotgun sequence genome and includes:
- the KCTD6 gene encoding BTB/POZ domain-containing protein KCTD6 isoform X2, with the translated sequence MDIFTLFPTLEEKHSLFDHFPGTWAPRDAALEQMDNGDWGYMMTDPVTLNVGGHLYTTSLTTLTRYPDSMLGAMFGGDFPTARDPQGNYFIDRDGPLFRYVLNFLRTSELTLPLDFKEFDLLRKEADFYQIEPLIQCLNDPKPLYPVDTFEEVVELSSTRKLSKYSNPVAVIITQLTITTKVHSLLEGISNYFTKWNKHMMDTRDCQVSFTFGPCDYHQEVSLRVHLMEYITKQGFTIRNTRVHHMSERANENTVEHNWTFCRLARKTDD
- the KCTD6 gene encoding BTB/POZ domain-containing protein KCTD6 isoform X1; translation: MPGPPILGPQEAAGTLVPQLSFPGTWAPRDAALEQMDNGDWGYMMTDPVTLNVGGHLYTTSLTTLTRYPDSMLGAMFGGDFPTARDPQGNYFIDRDGPLFRYVLNFLRTSELTLPLDFKEFDLLRKEADFYQIEPLIQCLNDPKPLYPVDTFEEVVELSSTRKLSKYSNPVAVIITQLTITTKVHSLLEGISNYFTKWNKHMMDTRDCQVSFTFGPCDYHQEVSLRVHLMEYITKQGFTIRNTRVHHMSERANENTVEHNWTFCRLARKTDD
- the KCTD6 gene encoding BTB/POZ domain-containing protein KCTD6 isoform X3, giving the protein MDNGDWGYMMTDPVTLNVGGHLYTTSLTTLTRYPDSMLGAMFGGDFPTARDPQGNYFIDRDGPLFRYVLNFLRTSELTLPLDFKEFDLLRKEADFYQIEPLIQCLNDPKPLYPVDTFEEVVELSSTRKLSKYSNPVAVIITQLTITTKVHSLLEGISNYFTKWNKHMMDTRDCQVSFTFGPCDYHQEVSLRVHLMEYITKQGFTIRNTRVHHMSERANENTVEHNWTFCRLARKTDD